From Argopecten irradians isolate NY chromosome 3, Ai_NY, whole genome shotgun sequence:
GCAGGGCTAAACTGGAGTCTGTCTGGATATATCCTAAAGCCACCATAGCCGTATAGAAGGGATTGAAGGTATCCTCCAATAGCTGTCAGGTAGTTCAGTCCACCTTTATTGTCCTCAGGGTTAGACCATAGCTAATGGGAAGTAAAAGTTATATTCATTTTAACGGTTTACAGAagtatacaaataaaaaatatcacacAAAACCAACGTAAATCACATTTTGTGTAAAAACACGTTTGAAGACCGAGATTTCAAGATTTATGTGAatacaattaaaaattatttagatTCTTGTTCTTGCCGCTctgtttaattttataattaaacaatatcatgtatggggcaaagaagtaatataCACCGTGTAGACAAAATAAACGTAATGAATTTTCAAAGGCTGTCAGCCattttatcaagacacacataaaacaaacaGGGTCACACTTAGGATTAGTTCTTTGGCACATATACTATTTGAAGTAATTAAAGGATCTCATATTGCCCGGAACATAATGATGTTAATTCTTTCACCCATACATATGTAGCTACGACAATACATCCATAACAGATAGTGACCAGATCGATTATTCTTGTTTATTCTCAAACGAGCAATGGGGTTTCGTTTAAATTTCCATCAGTTAATCTGATCTTCGTTATGTATGACCTCACTTTATATGGGCCAACAACGTTCTCTAACTGTTTGTTAAAGTGTTGTTCGGCTTTGTCTGTGTTATTCAGTTCCAACCAGCCTAATGCAAACATTGCCCATGTCATAGGTGGGGCCGTGGCTGTTACCTGAAATAAACAGGTATTGTTATTATTCTTATAGcaaacaaaatcaatacaaCGCTAACTGAaagcatatataatatatctaatGTGTTTTAGCACATAAAGGAAGTTTATTTTCGATGTTAGTATATAAAATGTTCGACAATCatgacattgaaaaaaaattgatacaaaaatgTTTCTAATTAAACTAaagaattaaagtggatttttATTTAGCAAAATTATATCGACTTGCTTTTTATTTCACTTTCACTTCTTAATTTACTGGAATAAGCACACATTCTATTTATCTTAAAACGTTACGAAAAGAAGTACTGTACAAACTTTCTCATAGATTTCTAGATCATTCTGTCTGGTTTCAGCTGATAGGTCAGCCATGAGTGGAAATCCTAGTAGGATTGTGTCGGCCTGCTGTACGGTTGtccctgtatattgtatgaaaACCATCCTATTGTAattatgtttcttttttataacCGTGCTTCGTTTGCAATCATACTTGTCTATAATGTCCACCCGATGGACAGAGTAAATTATACACACGTtgaattgtgttaaaattggtCATTTAATAACCTTGAAAAAGGTCTTATTAAAAGTTAATCTTTATATATGGGTTGTGactaaggcaggtttcactgcatttcaaaatattaaaagaaaaaaatgtttcaggTAGTCgtattaatgtatttatttaaatgtgTGTAAAATATTTCGTTATCTTAAATGAGCATATGCCAGACAGCTACACGTTAGCTATATGAAGAATTTATGATAAGTATTTGAATATGATACAAACCCTCCACATATCCATCATACTCGGGGTGCCATTTGCCAGTGTTATTGTATGGTACGTATGTTTTCTTGGCAGCGTCCTCAAACCTGGGGTCTGCCGTCTTATTGACCAGAGACAGGGCGTACTTTGGTAGGAGGAGGCTGAGCTTGGCTACACTGTTGGTATAGGCCGAGTTGTTGACAGGGACGTGGGATTTGTCGGGGCCCATTACATCTACAACAATACCATGATGTGATAATATTCAATCAGAACAGATTcgaaattatttgttttcacaTAATGACTATTTTGGCACTTTTTGTCGGTAAAGAAATCATTTCAGTTCCAAACAAAGAAAATTCATAACTATTATTATAGTCTTACTACTTAAGTGAATTCCCAATCCTGACGAGACAATGAAGGACACAAAAATAATGAAGTCGTTAAAGCTGGTAACGTGTCAATAATTTAATCCAGAATTTATCCTGGAAGCATGTTTCACTATGTTAGGTACCATATATTTCATACTGATCGCTGTCATTATCATGTGTCATTCTCGACATCCAGAACGAGGCTATGTCATTGATGACGTCAGCGGCACCTTCAGATTCCAGGAAATGTGTGTCCCGAGTCATCATGACAAACTGTTGGAATGCCATGGCTACGTCCCCAGTGATGTGGTGCTCATACCTCAAACATTCACTGTCTGGACAAACGTTTAAGCCTGTAGAAACACGCGGAAGGGGGCATTGGattacaaataaatcaaaacacactttgatttttaaaactacatgtattagtagtgatgattGTAGCGAAGATATTCCAACATACCAAACGGTTTCGTGTAAAACGACTATTACAATATCTGAATAGTAacgaatcaaaataaatcaaaacacactttgatttttaaaactacatgtattagtagtgatgattGTAGCGAAGATATTCCAACATACCAAACGGTTTCGTGTAAAACGACTATAACAATATCTGAATAGTAACGAAGAATTCTTGAAACAtacacacattttatacagatttgtcaaaaaaacattttttctcgCTAAGTAAACGCGTAAGAGTTTCACCGAAATCTCAGAATATGTCATTGATCCCTGGAAACTACCCTTATAATCAGGATTGGTATGTTACCAGTGTAAGCACTCTCCCAAGGAAACATGGCTCCCTCGTATCCCATGGATTTGGCGAGTGAATTAGCAGCAGAGTGTGTCCTCACACGGGTTCCTAGGATAACCTTGGCTTTGTCAGAATGTAGAGGAAGCAAGGAGGGAAATATCCACGTGTCCTGGTCCCAGGATACATGACCTTTATAAtcctaaaaatatatattcatgaacTTGACACAATAGAAACACATATCATGTTAATAGCATCATTTCGCGGAAAGCAAACCAATTAGCGCAAACGATGAAACTAattgtatatagtatatagaatGAACCAGGAACTGAATGCAAAGAATAGAGGATAACGCTCATCAAGGGAAGCAAGCTAATAAATAACTATCCTTCCCAAACTGTAACGATTTGTTTCCATATGAAGAAAATTAGAAGGTAAAAggtgttgtttttatttctctgtTCTTGTCTGCAAACATATCTTAGTTTCTGAAATCTTTCTTTCGTCCAGAAATTTTATTTGGGCTTTTGGTAACGgttttcatatgtattatgacaattgattgaaatattaaCCTCTCAGTTGGTTATAAATTGTACTTAATTAAGTAAATTAGAATGGTTGATGAAGGATACTTTACGTTGTGTTTGTCGCCATATCCTAATCCCCCAGCAGATATTCCGTAGAATGGTCCGTAGGTCTGGTACTGTGGAATCTCACTCAGAAGATAGTACAATGCAGCATAGTTCAGTCTGCTCAGCTCTTTGTCACCATCTACGTCAATCCGTCCTTCTCGCCACATGCTTTCCCAGTGGTTCACATGGGAGGATTCCAGTGTTCCATTCATAAAATAATCTAACCCTATAGAAACATGTCAGTATGTAGTCTTACAATACAGATGGGAAACCATTTCAGAAGTCATTAAGAATGTGTGAAAAGGTATCTTCCTCAATAATCGAAAATTGAATACACTCTGAACAGAGCAAAAAGAAACACCGATAACACTATTAAAGACTCTAGATAATCACTGACCTTGTCCATACGAGGCCATGGCTATCAAGGAATTCTCGGCGATCGCTGTCAGATACAGATGGCGAGAGGCTTCGAGTGGACCGACTGTGATGGAATCGGGAACTGGAGAGGAGATGGACAAGAAATACGCCGGGATGTCTCCGTCCGCTTCAGTTTCTTTGGCTTGTTCGAAGTCTATACTGCGGTCAAGATGTTAATTTCCATACAAAATTAAGTTCAATACGTTTAACATACAGACAGGCGTGTATGAGCACAGAATCTTGTTGTCTCCTTGTTAAAACGATTTTATCTCTCCATTCTTTGATTGATCTCAGCCTTTCCATTTCTCATTAAGCAATTTTATATGTTGGCTGTGGAGCGGTATAGGACTAAAACATAACACCAAATCAGCTTactaggatttacattgtaataaCTACTAAAACACTACCCCTTTTTATTATACACGAAATATCAGCAACGTTTCTTTTAGACCCTCAAATAGAGCCCCTATATCAAAAAACACTTTCTCAAAGAAGTAAACAGTCATCTAACAAAAAGCtcaaacaaaattgaaagaaagaaagacatttagcaatctaattaaaattagacttgtaattccgctccaactacgatactctacgttaagCTTTTCTTGTATTGAAGCGTAACATAGAGTATCGTAGcgggagcggaattacaagtctaattttaattagattggacATTTAGAGATCAGACTTTGTACTTTTGGTTCAATCTTTAAAATCACCAAGTGTATTTGATTTCGTTACCTCTTGTGAATAGTTTGTTTGcattaatttatcaatatatattgtcATAACTAAATTTCCAATGAGTTTCTTTCTGTCTCTTCTGAAATATGTACCGATACTTACCGAACACCATTTTCGTGAATAGTGTTGACGTGAACATCTTTACTGAGCGGCCCCAGCGTCTGTGACAGGTTCAAATGTACTGGTGCTGCACCATCATTAGTTACATATATCTCAGTAACCAACAGATTGTTCAACCACTGGTGGGCGTACATCTTCAGTTCTACGCTGACATAACGTTGGCTATATTCCTCTATGTACATACCTGTTGGTTTAAGGTGGTAAAAGATCTAG
This genomic window contains:
- the LOC138318934 gene encoding protein-glucosylgalactosylhydroxylysine glucosidase-like; its protein translation is MKNLPLFGVVLITATLCGMIECGLVREDKHPRLVKLINGNKTKTVMETTTPYPAFLDPEVTVLSSLTLPDASSMPSIGNGYLATVVHSDTMYVDGVYNGKNITSHRARLRSTASISITHFSFNIDNRKYSLDTGRGMYIEEYSQRYVSVELKMYAHQWLNNLLVTEIYVTNDGAAPVHLNLSQTLGPLSKDVHVNTIHENGVRIDFEQAKETEADGDIPAYFLSISSPVPDSITVGPLEASRHLYLTAIAENSLIAMASYGQGLDYFMNGTLESSHVNHWESMWREGRIDVDGDKELSRLNYAALYYLLSEIPQYQTYGPFYGISAGGLGYGDKHNDYKGHVSWDQDTWIFPSLLPLHSDKAKVILGTRVRTHSAANSLAKSMGYEGAMFPWESAYTGLNVCPDSECLRYEHHITGDVAMAFQQFVMMTRDTHFLESEGAADVINDIASFWMSRMTHDNDSDQYEIYDVMGPDKSHVPVNNSAYTNSVAKLSLLLPKYALSLVNKTADPRFEDAAKKTYVPYNNTGKWHPEYDGYVEGTTVQQADTILLGFPLMADLSAETRQNDLEIYEKVTATAPPMTWAMFALGWLELNNTDKAEQHFNKQLENVVGPYKLWSNPEDNKGGLNYLTAIGGYLQSLLYGYGGFRIYPDRLQFSPAIPPNTTSLSLTGIDYLGGSYHFTFSDQYITINQTSAAAGRMKVVIPSTHHTQTLDVGTVIKFRRSTAYLTLS